A genome region from Tenebrio molitor chromosome 4, icTenMoli1.1, whole genome shotgun sequence includes the following:
- the LOC138129370 gene encoding probable multidrug resistance-associated protein lethal(2)03659 isoform X2, with translation MNCPKQTHPRDKANFFSHFLHCWQLRLLMERLRKNFNEEDVVAPVRIHESKPLGDQLEKLWNNEQDSSKKPSLTRVLVKMFGFKLILHGVLFCPVDVAVCLLPPTFLRDLLNYFTLHQSSITKREALFDGLIILLAFLIRALSFNTLLLELTSLGMKFRIACSSLIYRKLLKMKSTTIQNVSLGHIVNLLSNDVEQFDKAVISFNFLWIGPLKVIIAAYYLVVTYGYSSIVGMVVPVLCLLIQMILFRKLFYLRMILAAKVDSRVRVLSDTINGIRSIKMFTWEKPFAKLVDNARKAEMRDIAKGNCYRISNFSLAIFFQKTSVFLCILVAVLYNETLTPQYVFALLIIYDALRQTSHLWSWSLISTSELMVSLRRIEQFLLLEQKHTTNLPLFIEPSLHNIDRNINKLEKGTEEFDQLCGVSLKNVNAKWDVTSSNSNLVDVTITATTGQLVAVVGVAGSGKSTLLQVIVKEVPHLSGNLNIRGSLSYAPQEPWIFTGTLRENILFGENMDERKYQEVIRVCCLEHDISSFSYGDNTLVGEKGVMLSGGQKARVSLARAIYRDADVYLLDDPFSAVDVYVANKIFYECIRGHLKNKCVILVTHQVQFLENVDKVLLLDKGKVKASGNYTKMEGFINKSVEKSAEKNSSASIISLKKYDIPSETHEDRGTDTLNPYKSYCLAGHGWTTTCLLVMFFAFTQVLVNLYDCSLKIWVDSMERSANSKTKIHNLFDDTHFLFVCGTLLLIIIVSCYSNVGAAVVYCKYASKYLHIALLDKVLAGSLVFFNNHSSGRILNRFSKDMGMIDEFVPVSLSETVKTFLHASGALVLLIIFNYWMIIPTVALFLLIYFYASTFKPMIANVKGIEGTRRSPIFTHTTASVKGLSTIRAFKAEKHSILEFDNYQDLHSSVYYLHKAFYFSFAFWSDITCAFYISVALMCIIIFDNGMSVGQYLMKCWNDLDYQMTSVKRVVEYADVTPEAFGGTFMPPESWPSEGNVTFSSVSMRYSADKPLVLKQVNLIVQSGEKIGIVGRTGAGKSSLISAIFHLYDFDGRIFIDGIDTKKLSLHTLRSKIAIIPQEPVLFLGTLRQNLDPFTEYEDYLLWDALEDVELKEFVSGLPSGLESAISEGGSNFSVGQRQLLCLVRAILKNAKIVILDEATASVDLETDKMIQRTIRKKFKNSTVLTIAHRTNTVIDSDKILVMDSGSVVEFDDTENILQHHDEYFRNNLYFQQLT, from the exons ATGAACTGTCCTAAACAGACCCATCCACGAGACAAGGCAAATTTCTTCTCACATTTTCTGCATTG TTGGCAATTACGCTTGCTGATGGAAAGACTGAGAAAGAATTTCAACGAAGAAGATGTTGTTGCACCAGTTAGGATACACGAGTCCAAACCACTCGGAGACCAACTTGAAAAACTTTGGAACAACGAACAAGATTCATCTAAAAAACCGTCGTTGACAAGGGTATTGGTGAAGATGTTCGGTTTCAAATTGATATTGCACGGAGTGTTGTTCTGTCCTGTAGATGTAGCTGTATG TTTATTACCACCAACATTTTTGAGagatttgttaaattatttcacACTGCATCAATCATCTATCACCAAAAGAGAAGCACTATTTGATGGATTGATCATTTTGTTGGCGTTTTTAATCCGCGCTTTGAGTTTCAATACATTGCTGCTGGAGCTCACCTCTTTAGGAATGAAGTTCCGTATTGCTTGTTCCTCCCTCATTTACAggaaattactaaaaatgaaAAGCACCACAATTCAGAACGTTTCTTTGGGTCACATTGTGAATTTGCTGTCGAATGATGTAGAACAATTTGACAAAGCTGtgatttcttttaatttcttgTGGATAGGTCCGTTAAAGGTCATAATAGCGGCTTATTATCTTGTGGTTACGTATGGCTATAGTTCCATTGTGGGAATGGTGGTACCAGTACTATGTTTACTTATTCAAA TGATTCTTTTCAGAAAACTCTTTTATTTAAGAATGATTTTGGCTGCGAAAGTGGATTCAAGAGTTCGCGTATTAAGCGACACAATTAACGGTATCCGATctataaaaatgttcacttgGGAAAAACCATTTGCCAAATTGGTGGACAATGCTAGAAa ggCAGAAATGAGAGATATAGCTAAAGGAAATTGTTATCGAATTAGCAACTTTTCCTTGGCcattttctttcaaaaaacgTCTGTTTTTCTATGCATTTTGGTTGCAGTTTTATACAACGAAACTTTGACACCCCAATACGTCTTTGCACTATTGATTATTTACGACGCCTTGAGACAAACCAGTCATCTCTGGTCTTGGAGCTTGATTTCCACTTCAGAACTGATGGTTTCACTTCGACGAATAGAACAATTTCTTCTTTTGGAACAGAAACATACAACCAACTTGCCACTTTTTATTGAGCCATCTTTGCATAATATTGACAGAAATATTAACAAATTGGAAAAAGGAACCGAAGAATTTGATCAACTCTGTGGTGTTtctctaaaaaatgttaatgcaAAATGGGATGTCACTTCATCCAACAGTAATCTTGTCGACGTCACAATTACAGCCACAACTGGTCAACTGGTAGCAGTTGTTGGAGTTGCTGGCAGTGGCAAATCCACTCTGCTGCAAGTCATAGTAAAGGAAGTTCCCCATTTGAGCGGAAATCTTAACATTAGAGGATCTCTATCATATGCACCTCAAGAACCTTGGATCTTTACTGGCACTCtcagagaaaatattttatttggggAAAATATGGATGAAAGAAAATATCAAGAAGTAATAAGAGTGTGTTGTTTGGAACACGACATTTCTAGTTTCTCTTATGGTGACAACACTTTAGTGGGGGAGAAAGGAGTTATGTTGAGTGGAGGACAAAAAGCAAGAGTTTCTTTGGCAAGAGCCATTTATAGAGATGCAGATGTGTATCTTCTAGATGACCCTTTCTCAGCTGTCGACGTTTACGTCgctaacaaaatattttatgaatgtATACGAGGACATCTGAAGAACAAATGTGTGATTCTGGTTACGCACCAGGTCCAGTTTCTCGAAAATGTAGACAAAGTACTACTCCTAGATAAAGGAAAAGTGAAAGCATCTGGAAATTATACCAAAATGGAAGGATTCATAAACAAATCAGTTGAGAAAAGTGCCGAAAAGAATTCATCGGCCAGCATAATATCATTGAAGAAATATGATATACCTTCTGAAACACATGAAGATCGTGGTACTGACACTCTCAACCCTTACAAGAGTTATTGTTTGGCCGGACACGGTTGGACAACAACTTGTCTACTGGTCATGTTTTTCGCCTTTACCCAAGTGCTAGTGAATCTTTACGATTGCTCTCTTAAAATCTGGGTAGATTCTATGGAAAGGTCtgcaaattctaaaacaaaaatccaTAATTTATTTGATGATACACACTTCTTGTTTGTTTGTGGTACTTTACTTTTAATCATAATTGTGTCTTGTTATTCAAACGTGGGTGCTGCCGTGGTATACTGTAAATATGCTTCCAAATACTTACATATCGCACTGTTAGATAAAGTACTCGCCGGTTCTTTAGTTTTCTTCAACAACCATTCGTCAGGAAGAATTTTGAATCGGTTTTCAAAAGACATGGGGATGATTGATGAATTTGTTCCTGTCTCATTGTCAGAAACGGTCAAGACGTTTCTTCATGCAAGTGGAGCTCTCGTTCTTTTGATAATCTTCAATTACTGGATGATAATACCTACAGTTGCCTTGTTTTTACTAATTTATTTCTATGCTTCGACATTTAAGCCAATGATAGCCAACGTTAAAGGAATAGAAGGAACAA GAAGAAGTCCAATCTTCACGCATACAACTGCTTCGGTTAAGGGATTAAGTACAATAAGAGCTTTCAAAGCCGAAAAACATTCAATTTTAGAATTCGACAACTATCAAGATCTTCACAGCTCTGTTTACTATTTGCACAAGgccttttatttttcttttgctttttgGTCAGATATAACTTGTGCTTTCTACATCTCCGTTGCTCTCATgtgcataattatttttgataatg GAATGTCAGTTGGACAG TACTTAATGAAATGTTGGAACGATCTTGATTATCAAATGACTTCTGTAAAACGAGTAGTAGAATACGCAGATGTTACACCGGAAGCATTTGGAGGCACTTTTATGCCTCCAGAATCATGGCCAAGTGAGGGAAATGTAACTTTTAGTTCAGTTTCGATGAGATATTCTGCTGATAAACCACTTGTACTTAAACAAGTAAATTTGATCGTTCAATCTGGAGAAAAAATCGGAATTGTTGGTAGAACTGGTGCCGGCAAATCTTCTCTCATCTCAGCTATTTTCCATCTGTACGACTTTGACGGTAGGATCTTTATAGATGGCATAGATACGAAGAAACTATCTCTGCACACTCTTCGCTCAAAAATTGCGATTATACCTCAAGAACCAGTCTTGTTTTTGGGAACACTGCGCCAAAATCTAGATCCATTCACGGAATACGAGGATTATCTTCTGTGGGATGCTCTAGAAGATGTAGAGCTGAAAGAATTCGTCTCTGGCTTGCCTTCTGGCCTCGAAAGTGCGATTTCAGAAGGCGGCAGCAATTTCAGTGTAGGACAAAGGCAGTTGTTGTGTCTGGTCAgagccattttgaaaaatgctaaAATCGTAATTCTGGATGAAGCCACAGCTAGTGTGGATTTGGAAACTGATAAAATGATACAGCGAaccatcagaaaaaaattcaagaattCGACAGTGTTAACGATCGCACATCGCACAAATACTGTCATAGATTCCGATAAAATTTTGGTGATGGATTCGGGAAGTGTTGTGGAATTTGACGACAccgaaaatattttgcaacatCATGATGAATATTTTAGGAATAACTTATATTTTCAACAGTTAACTTAA
- the LOC138129370 gene encoding probable multidrug resistance-associated protein lethal(2)03659 isoform X1: MNCPKQTHPRDKANFFSHFLHCWQLRLLMERLRKNFNEEDVVAPVRIHESKPLGDQLEKLWNNEQDSSKKPSLTRVLVKMFGFKLILHGVLFCPVDVAVCLLPPTFLRDLLNYFTLHQSSITKREALFDGLIILLAFLIRALSFNTLLLELTSLGMKFRIACSSLIYRKLLKMKSTTIQNVSLGHIVNLLSNDVEQFDKAVISFNFLWIGPLKVIIAAYYLVVTYGYSSIVGMVVPVLCLLIQMILFRKLFYLRMILAAKVDSRVRVLSDTINGIRSIKMFTWEKPFAKLVDNARKAEMRDIAKGNCYRISNFSLAIFFQKTSVFLCILVAVLYNETLTPQYVFALLIIYDALRQTSHLWSWSLISTSELMVSLRRIEQFLLLEQKHTTNLPLFIEPSLHNIDRNINKLEKGTEEFDQLCGVSLKNVNAKWDVTSSNSNLVDVTITATTGQLVAVVGVAGSGKSTLLQVIVKEVPHLSGNLNIRGSLSYAPQEPWIFTGTLRENILFGENMDERKYQEVIRVCCLEHDISSFSYGDNTLVGEKGVMLSGGQKARVSLARAIYRDADVYLLDDPFSAVDVYVANKIFYECIRGHLKNKCVILVTHQVQFLENVDKVLLLDKGKVKASGNYTKMEGFINKSVEKSAEKNSSASIISLKKYDIPSETHEDRGTDTLNPYKSYCLAGHGWTTTCLLVMFFAFTQVLVNLYDCSLKIWVDSMERSANSKTKIHNLFDDTHFLFVCGTLLLIIIVSCYSNVGAAVVYCKYASKYLHIALLDKVLAGSLVFFNNHSSGRILNRFSKDMGMIDEFVPVSLSETVKTFLHASGALVLLIIFNYWMIIPTVALFLLIYFYASTFKPMIANVKGIEGTRRSPIFTHTTASVKGLSTIRAFKAEKHSILEFDNYQDLHSSVYYLHKAFYFSFAFWSDITCAFYISVALMCIIIFDNGMSVGQVGLSVTQLLVLNITFQYLMKCWNDLDYQMTSVKRVVEYADVTPEAFGGTFMPPESWPSEGNVTFSSVSMRYSADKPLVLKQVNLIVQSGEKIGIVGRTGAGKSSLISAIFHLYDFDGRIFIDGIDTKKLSLHTLRSKIAIIPQEPVLFLGTLRQNLDPFTEYEDYLLWDALEDVELKEFVSGLPSGLESAISEGGSNFSVGQRQLLCLVRAILKNAKIVILDEATASVDLETDKMIQRTIRKKFKNSTVLTIAHRTNTVIDSDKILVMDSGSVVEFDDTENILQHHDEYFRNNLYFQQLT, encoded by the exons ATGAACTGTCCTAAACAGACCCATCCACGAGACAAGGCAAATTTCTTCTCACATTTTCTGCATTG TTGGCAATTACGCTTGCTGATGGAAAGACTGAGAAAGAATTTCAACGAAGAAGATGTTGTTGCACCAGTTAGGATACACGAGTCCAAACCACTCGGAGACCAACTTGAAAAACTTTGGAACAACGAACAAGATTCATCTAAAAAACCGTCGTTGACAAGGGTATTGGTGAAGATGTTCGGTTTCAAATTGATATTGCACGGAGTGTTGTTCTGTCCTGTAGATGTAGCTGTATG TTTATTACCACCAACATTTTTGAGagatttgttaaattatttcacACTGCATCAATCATCTATCACCAAAAGAGAAGCACTATTTGATGGATTGATCATTTTGTTGGCGTTTTTAATCCGCGCTTTGAGTTTCAATACATTGCTGCTGGAGCTCACCTCTTTAGGAATGAAGTTCCGTATTGCTTGTTCCTCCCTCATTTACAggaaattactaaaaatgaaAAGCACCACAATTCAGAACGTTTCTTTGGGTCACATTGTGAATTTGCTGTCGAATGATGTAGAACAATTTGACAAAGCTGtgatttcttttaatttcttgTGGATAGGTCCGTTAAAGGTCATAATAGCGGCTTATTATCTTGTGGTTACGTATGGCTATAGTTCCATTGTGGGAATGGTGGTACCAGTACTATGTTTACTTATTCAAA TGATTCTTTTCAGAAAACTCTTTTATTTAAGAATGATTTTGGCTGCGAAAGTGGATTCAAGAGTTCGCGTATTAAGCGACACAATTAACGGTATCCGATctataaaaatgttcacttgGGAAAAACCATTTGCCAAATTGGTGGACAATGCTAGAAa ggCAGAAATGAGAGATATAGCTAAAGGAAATTGTTATCGAATTAGCAACTTTTCCTTGGCcattttctttcaaaaaacgTCTGTTTTTCTATGCATTTTGGTTGCAGTTTTATACAACGAAACTTTGACACCCCAATACGTCTTTGCACTATTGATTATTTACGACGCCTTGAGACAAACCAGTCATCTCTGGTCTTGGAGCTTGATTTCCACTTCAGAACTGATGGTTTCACTTCGACGAATAGAACAATTTCTTCTTTTGGAACAGAAACATACAACCAACTTGCCACTTTTTATTGAGCCATCTTTGCATAATATTGACAGAAATATTAACAAATTGGAAAAAGGAACCGAAGAATTTGATCAACTCTGTGGTGTTtctctaaaaaatgttaatgcaAAATGGGATGTCACTTCATCCAACAGTAATCTTGTCGACGTCACAATTACAGCCACAACTGGTCAACTGGTAGCAGTTGTTGGAGTTGCTGGCAGTGGCAAATCCACTCTGCTGCAAGTCATAGTAAAGGAAGTTCCCCATTTGAGCGGAAATCTTAACATTAGAGGATCTCTATCATATGCACCTCAAGAACCTTGGATCTTTACTGGCACTCtcagagaaaatattttatttggggAAAATATGGATGAAAGAAAATATCAAGAAGTAATAAGAGTGTGTTGTTTGGAACACGACATTTCTAGTTTCTCTTATGGTGACAACACTTTAGTGGGGGAGAAAGGAGTTATGTTGAGTGGAGGACAAAAAGCAAGAGTTTCTTTGGCAAGAGCCATTTATAGAGATGCAGATGTGTATCTTCTAGATGACCCTTTCTCAGCTGTCGACGTTTACGTCgctaacaaaatattttatgaatgtATACGAGGACATCTGAAGAACAAATGTGTGATTCTGGTTACGCACCAGGTCCAGTTTCTCGAAAATGTAGACAAAGTACTACTCCTAGATAAAGGAAAAGTGAAAGCATCTGGAAATTATACCAAAATGGAAGGATTCATAAACAAATCAGTTGAGAAAAGTGCCGAAAAGAATTCATCGGCCAGCATAATATCATTGAAGAAATATGATATACCTTCTGAAACACATGAAGATCGTGGTACTGACACTCTCAACCCTTACAAGAGTTATTGTTTGGCCGGACACGGTTGGACAACAACTTGTCTACTGGTCATGTTTTTCGCCTTTACCCAAGTGCTAGTGAATCTTTACGATTGCTCTCTTAAAATCTGGGTAGATTCTATGGAAAGGTCtgcaaattctaaaacaaaaatccaTAATTTATTTGATGATACACACTTCTTGTTTGTTTGTGGTACTTTACTTTTAATCATAATTGTGTCTTGTTATTCAAACGTGGGTGCTGCCGTGGTATACTGTAAATATGCTTCCAAATACTTACATATCGCACTGTTAGATAAAGTACTCGCCGGTTCTTTAGTTTTCTTCAACAACCATTCGTCAGGAAGAATTTTGAATCGGTTTTCAAAAGACATGGGGATGATTGATGAATTTGTTCCTGTCTCATTGTCAGAAACGGTCAAGACGTTTCTTCATGCAAGTGGAGCTCTCGTTCTTTTGATAATCTTCAATTACTGGATGATAATACCTACAGTTGCCTTGTTTTTACTAATTTATTTCTATGCTTCGACATTTAAGCCAATGATAGCCAACGTTAAAGGAATAGAAGGAACAA GAAGAAGTCCAATCTTCACGCATACAACTGCTTCGGTTAAGGGATTAAGTACAATAAGAGCTTTCAAAGCCGAAAAACATTCAATTTTAGAATTCGACAACTATCAAGATCTTCACAGCTCTGTTTACTATTTGCACAAGgccttttatttttcttttgctttttgGTCAGATATAACTTGTGCTTTCTACATCTCCGTTGCTCTCATgtgcataattatttttgataatg GAATGTCAGTTGGACAGGTTGGGTTATCAGTAACGCAACTGCTTGTGTTAAATATAACTTTTCAGTACTTAATGAAATGTTGGAACGATCTTGATTATCAAATGACTTCTGTAAAACGAGTAGTAGAATACGCAGATGTTACACCGGAAGCATTTGGAGGCACTTTTATGCCTCCAGAATCATGGCCAAGTGAGGGAAATGTAACTTTTAGTTCAGTTTCGATGAGATATTCTGCTGATAAACCACTTGTACTTAAACAAGTAAATTTGATCGTTCAATCTGGAGAAAAAATCGGAATTGTTGGTAGAACTGGTGCCGGCAAATCTTCTCTCATCTCAGCTATTTTCCATCTGTACGACTTTGACGGTAGGATCTTTATAGATGGCATAGATACGAAGAAACTATCTCTGCACACTCTTCGCTCAAAAATTGCGATTATACCTCAAGAACCAGTCTTGTTTTTGGGAACACTGCGCCAAAATCTAGATCCATTCACGGAATACGAGGATTATCTTCTGTGGGATGCTCTAGAAGATGTAGAGCTGAAAGAATTCGTCTCTGGCTTGCCTTCTGGCCTCGAAAGTGCGATTTCAGAAGGCGGCAGCAATTTCAGTGTAGGACAAAGGCAGTTGTTGTGTCTGGTCAgagccattttgaaaaatgctaaAATCGTAATTCTGGATGAAGCCACAGCTAGTGTGGATTTGGAAACTGATAAAATGATACAGCGAaccatcagaaaaaaattcaagaattCGACAGTGTTAACGATCGCACATCGCACAAATACTGTCATAGATTCCGATAAAATTTTGGTGATGGATTCGGGAAGTGTTGTGGAATTTGACGACAccgaaaatattttgcaacatCATGATGAATATTTTAGGAATAACTTATATTTTCAACAGTTAACTTAA